The following coding sequences lie in one Methylotenera versatilis 301 genomic window:
- the infC gene encoding translation initiation factor IF-3 — MAQDKETRINGDITGSQVRLVGIEGEPLGIVTLAEAFAKAEEADIDLVEIAPNAVPPVCRLMDYGKFKYAESKKQHEVKLKQKQVQVKEIKFRPGTDDGDYAIKVRNIIRFIEDGDKAKITLRFRGREITHQEFGLALLRRVEADTKEVALVEQFPKMEGRQMVMVLGPHKKIK; from the coding sequence ATAGCACAGGACAAAGAAACACGAATTAATGGCGACATTACTGGGTCGCAAGTTCGTTTGGTGGGCATAGAAGGTGAGCCTTTGGGCATAGTAACGTTAGCTGAGGCTTTTGCGAAAGCTGAAGAAGCTGATATTGACCTAGTGGAAATTGCGCCGAATGCGGTGCCACCAGTGTGCAGATTGATGGATTACGGCAAATTTAAGTATGCCGAAAGCAAGAAGCAGCACGAAGTTAAGCTCAAGCAAAAACAAGTGCAAGTAAAAGAAATTAAGTTCCGCCCTGGTACAGATGATGGCGATTACGCAATTAAAGTGCGTAATATTATTCGTTTCATTGAAGATGGTGATAAAGCGAAGATCACTTTACGCTTCAGAGGTCGTGAAATTACGCATCAAGAGTTTGGTTTGGCCTTACTTAGACGTGTAGAAGCAGATACAAAAGAAGTGGCACTTGTTGAGCAGTTTCCAAAAATGGAAGGTCGCCAAATGGTGATGGTGCTTGGCCCACATAAAAAAATTAAGTAG
- a CDS encoding lytic murein transglycosylase produces the protein MRFLSILSVFFCGLFASPAFAHEDFNVWLSELRQEAVSVGITEKTVSAIVNHVEILPNVIELDRAQPEFVSPFLDYYQRRVDTLKITEGRKLLVQHAELLDKIELQYGVPKALLVAFWGMETNYGRNQGNIDTLSALATLAYDGRRASFFRNQLIDAMRMVDAGNANVDQFVGSWAGAFGNMQFMPTTFITYAVDGDGDKKIDVVNSQADAFASAANYLSQVGWQKGQPAMVEVQLPADFEWQTAQYALRKPVSEWRKLGVNTMQASNLTAAGGLTQVHSANKKIKTKKHKPNIHQINFKIKNSTTAFASTQILDATKSALPNVSGQAAIILPQGWRGPAFMVFDNFDAVMDWNRSINYALSVVQLAKRLNGEPHILGGQFAELGALSFLQMKALQIELNNHGYDAGEPDGFPGVRTQDAVRAFQLAQRLPADGYASPNVFNYLKTAQ, from the coding sequence ATGAGATTTCTAAGCATTTTAAGTGTATTTTTCTGCGGCTTATTTGCAAGCCCAGCATTTGCGCATGAAGACTTTAATGTTTGGCTCAGTGAGTTAAGACAAGAGGCCGTAAGCGTAGGTATTACCGAAAAAACTGTCAGCGCTATCGTTAATCATGTGGAAATATTACCTAATGTTATTGAATTAGATCGCGCTCAGCCTGAGTTCGTTAGCCCGTTTCTTGACTATTATCAACGACGAGTAGATACACTCAAAATCACTGAAGGCCGTAAGCTCCTTGTTCAACATGCCGAATTGCTGGATAAAATCGAGCTGCAATACGGCGTTCCTAAAGCCTTGTTGGTAGCGTTTTGGGGGATGGAAACTAATTATGGTCGCAATCAGGGCAATATTGATACCTTATCCGCCTTGGCAACCTTAGCCTATGATGGACGACGCGCCAGCTTTTTCCGCAATCAGCTCATAGATGCAATGCGTATGGTAGATGCAGGGAATGCCAATGTTGATCAATTTGTCGGATCGTGGGCTGGTGCATTCGGCAATATGCAGTTTATGCCAACTACTTTTATTACTTATGCAGTTGATGGTGACGGTGACAAGAAAATAGATGTAGTTAATTCTCAAGCCGATGCATTTGCATCTGCCGCCAATTATTTATCCCAAGTTGGCTGGCAAAAAGGTCAACCCGCAATGGTGGAAGTGCAATTACCCGCAGATTTTGAATGGCAAACTGCTCAGTACGCTCTTCGAAAACCTGTAAGTGAATGGCGTAAGCTGGGCGTAAACACCATGCAGGCAAGTAATCTAACCGCCGCCGGTGGATTGACGCAGGTACATAGTGCAAATAAAAAGATAAAAACCAAAAAGCACAAACCAAACATACATCAGATTAATTTTAAAATAAAAAACTCTACGACTGCATTTGCTAGTACTCAGATTTTAGATGCTACTAAATCTGCGCTTCCTAACGTGTCAGGACAAGCGGCTATTATCTTGCCGCAAGGTTGGCGCGGTCCAGCTTTCATGGTGTTTGATAACTTCGATGCAGTCATGGATTGGAATCGCTCAATCAATTATGCACTCTCTGTTGTGCAATTAGCAAAACGTCTTAATGGAGAACCGCATATATTGGGAGGTCAATTTGCAGAGCTTGGCGCCTTATCATTTCTGCAAATGAAGGCCTTGCAAATTGAGCTAAATAACCATGGCTATGATGCTGGTGAGCCAGATGGCTTTCCAGGCGTGCGTACGCAAGATGCGGTAAGAGCTTTTCAGCTAGCGCAACGTTTACCAGCAGATGGCTATGCTAGCCCGAATGTTTTTAACTATTTAAAAACTGCGCAATAA
- the rpmI gene encoding 50S ribosomal protein L35, protein MPKMKTKSGAKKRFKFLGNGKVKRTHSHLRHILTKKTTKQKRKLRGTAIISPTDVKRVRAMMPTR, encoded by the coding sequence ATGCCAAAAATGAAAACCAAGAGCGGTGCTAAAAAGCGCTTCAAATTCTTGGGTAATGGTAAAGTGAAACGCACTCACTCTCACTTACGCCATATCCTCACCAAAAAGACCACCAAGCAAAAGCGTAAACTACGCGGCACGGCGATCATCTCACCAACAGACGTCAAACGCGTTCGCGCAATGATGCCAACACGATAA
- the thrS gene encoding threonine--tRNA ligase, with product MPVIRLPDGSERSFDAPVTVADVAMNIGAGLAKAALAGKVNGVLVDTSHLISQDAELAIITDKNPEGVDVIRHSTAHLLAYAVKELFPDAQVTIGPVIENGFFYDFSYKRAFTPEDLIAIEKKMVELAKKDEQVTRKVLPRDEAVDYFKSIGEHYKAEIIASIPAGEDVSLYTEGNFTDLCRGPHVPNTGKLKAFKLMKLAGAYWRGDSNNEMLQRVYGTAWRNKEELEAYLFQLEEAEKRDHRKLGKQLDYFHMQDDAPGMVFWHPRGWSIWQEVEQYMRKMFRDYNYQEVRTPTIMDRTLWEKSGHWQNYREGMFVTSSESRDYAVKPMNCPGHVQIFNSSLHSYRDLPLRLAEFGSCHRNEPSGSLHGLMRVRGFTQDDAHIFCTEEQVEAEVADFIKMLYKAYGDFGFNDVLVKLSTRPEKRIGTDADWDKAETSLANALKLNNLDFEYQPGEGAFYGPKIEFTLKDSLGRLWQCGTIQLDPNLPERLGAEYVAEDNSRKHPVMLHRAIVGSMERFIGILIENYAGAMPLWLAPVQVMVLNISENQADYVRQVVEMLKKNGIRCEFDLRNEKITYKIREHSMQKMPYLLVAGEREMQTGHVAVRTRKGEDLGSMPIEALIERLKAEIETKA from the coding sequence ATGCCTGTAATTCGCTTGCCAGATGGCTCAGAACGTAGTTTCGATGCACCTGTTACTGTAGCGGATGTCGCTATGAATATTGGCGCTGGCCTAGCTAAAGCTGCGCTGGCAGGTAAAGTGAACGGCGTATTAGTCGATACCTCCCATTTGATTAGCCAAGATGCAGAACTTGCTATCATCACAGATAAAAATCCTGAAGGCGTAGATGTTATTCGCCATTCAACTGCCCATTTGTTGGCTTATGCGGTTAAAGAGCTTTTCCCAGATGCGCAAGTGACCATCGGCCCGGTAATTGAGAATGGGTTTTTCTACGACTTTTCATACAAACGTGCTTTTACACCTGAAGATTTAATCGCCATTGAAAAGAAAATGGTTGAACTTGCTAAAAAAGATGAGCAAGTGACACGTAAAGTATTGCCACGTGATGAAGCTGTGGACTACTTCAAATCGATAGGCGAGCATTATAAAGCTGAGATTATTGCCAGCATTCCAGCAGGTGAAGATGTTTCACTATATACCGAAGGTAATTTTACCGATCTTTGCCGCGGTCCTCATGTGCCTAACACTGGTAAATTAAAAGCTTTTAAATTGATGAAGCTAGCGGGTGCTTATTGGCGCGGTGATAGTAATAATGAGATGCTTCAGCGCGTGTATGGTACGGCTTGGCGCAATAAAGAAGAGCTGGAAGCATATTTGTTTCAACTCGAAGAGGCTGAAAAGCGTGATCATCGTAAGCTAGGTAAGCAGCTAGATTACTTTCACATGCAAGACGATGCGCCAGGTATGGTGTTTTGGCATCCGCGTGGTTGGAGTATTTGGCAAGAAGTTGAGCAATACATGCGCAAAATGTTTCGCGATTACAACTATCAAGAAGTGCGCACGCCTACCATTATGGATAGGACTTTGTGGGAGAAATCCGGGCATTGGCAAAATTACCGAGAAGGTATGTTCGTGACTTCGTCAGAAAGTCGTGATTACGCAGTTAAGCCTATGAATTGTCCAGGGCATGTGCAGATTTTCAATAGTAGTTTGCATAGCTACCGCGACTTGCCCTTGCGTCTAGCAGAGTTTGGCTCATGTCATCGTAACGAGCCATCAGGCTCACTACATGGCTTAATGCGCGTTCGTGGTTTTACGCAAGATGATGCGCATATATTCTGTACTGAAGAGCAAGTTGAAGCAGAAGTTGCCGATTTTATTAAGATGCTATACAAAGCCTATGGTGACTTTGGCTTTAATGATGTGTTGGTAAAATTGTCTACACGTCCTGAAAAGCGCATCGGTACTGATGCTGATTGGGATAAAGCAGAAACTTCGCTTGCAAATGCACTTAAATTAAATAACCTTGATTTTGAATATCAGCCAGGAGAAGGCGCGTTTTATGGCCCTAAAATTGAGTTCACTCTTAAAGATTCTCTAGGACGCCTATGGCAATGCGGTACGATACAATTAGACCCTAACTTACCAGAACGCTTGGGTGCTGAATATGTGGCCGAAGATAATAGCCGTAAACATCCTGTGATGTTGCATCGCGCTATTGTTGGCTCAATGGAGCGCTTCATTGGTATTTTGATTGAAAACTATGCAGGCGCAATGCCACTTTGGTTGGCACCTGTACAGGTGATGGTACTGAATATTTCTGAAAATCAAGCAGATTACGTGCGCCAAGTAGTTGAAATGCTAAAGAAAAATGGCATTAGATGCGAATTTGACTTGAGAAATGAGAAGATAACCTATAAAATACGCGAACATAGTATGCAAAAAATGCCTTACCTGCTAGTTGCAGGGGAGCGTGAGATGCAAACAGGACATGTAGCCGTGCGTACCAGAAAAGGCGAAGACTTAGGTTCTATGCCGATTGAAGCGCTAATTGAGCGCTTAAAAGCAGAGATTGAAACTAAGGCTTAA
- the pheS gene encoding phenylalanine--tRNA ligase subunit alpha, giving the protein MADLTHLISEAQADFANSATMNDLEVAKAKYLGKTGLLTDALKGLGKLSNEERPSAGAAINVVKQGVEAALTARREAILDAEQAKQLAQESIDVTLPAHTQSQGGLHPVTLTLRRVEELFHSIGFEVATGPEIETDFYNFTALNIPEDHPARAMHDTFYIDEANVLRTHTSPVQIRYMENALKTNKTPPLKIIAPGRVYRVDSDATHSPMFHQVEGLWVDEDISFANLKGVVQDFLQKFFERDDLTVRFRPSFFPFTEPSAEMDMSWNGGWLEIGGCGMVHPEVFKHVNLDSEKYRGFAFGLGVERLTMLRYGVNDLRHFFNNDLRFLSQFK; this is encoded by the coding sequence ATGGCCGATTTAACGCATTTAATTTCAGAAGCGCAAGCAGATTTCGCAAATAGTGCAACGATGAATGACTTGGAAGTAGCAAAAGCTAAATATCTAGGTAAAACAGGTTTGCTGACCGATGCATTAAAGGGTTTAGGCAAGCTTAGCAATGAGGAGCGCCCATCCGCTGGCGCTGCTATCAATGTGGTTAAGCAGGGCGTTGAAGCTGCTTTAACTGCCCGCCGTGAAGCGATCTTAGATGCAGAGCAAGCTAAACAGCTTGCTCAAGAATCTATAGATGTAACTTTGCCAGCACACACTCAGTCCCAAGGTGGCTTGCATCCAGTGACGCTTACTTTAAGGCGCGTTGAAGAGTTATTCCATTCAATTGGTTTTGAAGTGGCTACGGGTCCAGAAATTGAGACGGACTTTTATAATTTTACAGCGCTGAATATTCCTGAGGATCACCCAGCGCGCGCGATGCACGATACGTTTTATATCGATGAAGCGAATGTATTACGTACACATACTTCACCAGTACAAATTCGCTACATGGAAAATGCGTTAAAAACTAATAAAACGCCACCGCTTAAAATTATTGCCCCAGGCCGTGTGTACCGTGTGGATTCAGATGCAACGCATTCGCCTATGTTCCATCAGGTAGAAGGCTTATGGGTTGATGAGGATATTAGTTTTGCGAACTTAAAGGGCGTGGTGCAAGATTTCTTGCAAAAATTCTTTGAGCGTGATGATTTAACTGTGCGTTTCAGACCGTCATTCTTCCCATTCACAGAGCCTTCGGCAGAGATGGATATGAGCTGGAATGGTGGTTGGTTGGAGATTGGTGGGTGCGGCATGGTTCATCCTGAAGTGTTTAAGCATGTCAATCTCGACAGTGAAAAATACCGTGGCTTTGCTTTTGGTTTAGGTGTTGAACGCTTGACGATGCTGCGTTATGGCGTGAATGACTTACGCCACTTCTTTAATAATGATTTGCGCTTCCTAAGCCAATTTAAATAA
- the rplT gene encoding 50S ribosomal protein L20: MPRVKRGVIARARHKKVLKAAKGYRGRRKNVYRVAKQAVMKAGQYAYRDRRQKKRQFRTLWIARINAGARELGLTYSRFMNGLKIASIEVDRKVLADLAVFDKAAFAKFVEMAKTALAV; this comes from the coding sequence ATGCCTAGAGTAAAACGTGGTGTCATCGCTCGCGCAAGACACAAGAAAGTATTAAAAGCCGCTAAGGGTTATCGCGGTCGTCGTAAAAACGTTTACCGCGTTGCTAAGCAAGCGGTAATGAAAGCTGGTCAATATGCTTACCGTGACCGTCGTCAGAAAAAACGTCAGTTCCGCACATTGTGGATTGCACGTATCAATGCTGGTGCACGTGAGTTAGGCTTAACTTACAGCCGTTTCATGAATGGTTTGAAAATTGCATCAATTGAAGTGGATCGTAAAGTACTTGCTGACTTAGCAGTATTTGACAAAGCAGCATTTGCCAAATTTGTTGAAATGGCAAAAACAGCTTTAGCTGTTTAA
- a CDS encoding NAD-dependent epimerase/dehydratase family protein has product MAKVLIVGCGDLGGSVATQLSAMNIQVTGVRRSDAVISGVEIIQADITEVPSLEVLKSIQPDILIYCVAANGQTDEQYKANYVDGLRNVLATQSESSNLKHVIFVSSTRVYGQKTDALLDESMPAVAADFGGERLLEAEALLNNLSCNTTVLRLSGIYGAGRLRMINLAKSSQNWPSQNSWTNRIHKDDAAAFIVFLVLKVLASKPIGTCYIVTDSKPSSQYDVLSWIANQMQINSDVEIPAVEGGKRLSNQFMLSTGFQLQYPDFMSGYRALLAATEATASDLL; this is encoded by the coding sequence ATGGCAAAAGTTCTTATCGTTGGTTGTGGTGATTTAGGAGGCTCCGTTGCTACACAATTATCAGCGATGAACATTCAAGTCACAGGTGTAAGGCGCAGTGACGCAGTCATTAGTGGTGTGGAAATCATTCAAGCTGATATTACAGAAGTACCGAGTTTAGAAGTGCTTAAGTCAATTCAGCCAGATATACTCATCTACTGTGTAGCGGCGAACGGCCAAACAGATGAGCAGTACAAAGCAAATTACGTTGATGGACTTCGTAATGTACTAGCAACACAGTCAGAAAGTTCAAATTTGAAACATGTAATTTTTGTTTCTAGCACGCGCGTATATGGGCAAAAAACCGACGCGCTTTTAGATGAATCAATGCCCGCTGTAGCTGCAGACTTTGGTGGTGAGCGATTGCTCGAAGCTGAAGCGCTCTTAAACAATCTCTCATGTAATACCACGGTGCTAAGGCTCTCTGGCATTTATGGCGCGGGTCGTTTACGTATGATTAACTTAGCAAAATCATCACAAAACTGGCCTTCACAAAATAGTTGGACTAACCGAATTCATAAAGATGATGCAGCAGCATTTATCGTGTTTTTGGTACTAAAAGTATTGGCAAGTAAGCCTATTGGAACTTGTTACATCGTCACTGATTCTAAACCAAGTAGTCAGTACGACGTATTGAGTTGGATTGCGAATCAAATGCAGATAAATAGTGACGTTGAAATACCTGCAGTAGAAGGAGGTAAGCGTTTAAGTAACCAGTTCATGTTAAGCACTGGTTTTCAATTGCAATATCCTGATTTCATGTCTGGTTATCGAGCTTTACTGGCTGCTACGGAAGCCACCGCTTCTGATTTGTTATGA
- a CDS encoding NUDIX domain-containing protein codes for MQMPNHDLTEHCINSQTIAAGGMLTVKRDQVRLPNGHTSQREYVTHPGAVLVVPILPNGNIVLEKQFRYPLHQVFIELPAGKIDAGEDTLVTGKRELEEETGYTASHWVSLGYQHPCIGYSNEVIHTYLAYGLTAGAHFRDDDESLIVYEDSLANCLEMIKSGEITDGKTIIALFLTEKYLALYPDLLQSK; via the coding sequence ATGCAGATGCCAAACCATGATTTAACAGAACATTGCATCAATTCACAAACCATTGCGGCTGGAGGTATGCTCACGGTTAAACGCGACCAAGTTCGCTTGCCGAATGGTCATACCAGTCAGCGTGAGTATGTGACACATCCAGGCGCAGTGTTAGTTGTGCCGATTTTGCCAAATGGCAATATTGTGCTTGAAAAACAGTTTCGTTATCCCTTACATCAGGTATTTATCGAACTACCAGCCGGAAAAATCGACGCAGGTGAAGATACATTAGTCACTGGCAAGCGCGAGCTTGAAGAGGAGACTGGCTACACAGCAAGTCATTGGGTGAGTTTGGGGTATCAGCATCCATGTATAGGCTATTCTAATGAGGTGATACATACTTACTTAGCGTATGGCCTAACCGCAGGCGCGCATTTTCGCGATGATGATGAATCTTTAATTGTTTATGAAGATAGTCTAGCCAACTGTTTAGAGATGATAAAAAGCGGTGAAATTACCGATGGAAAAACTATTATCGCTTTATTTCTGACAGAGAAATATTTGGCGCTTTACCCTGATTTGCTTCAATCTAAGTAA